A region from the Acipenser ruthenus chromosome 13, fAciRut3.2 maternal haplotype, whole genome shotgun sequence genome encodes:
- the LOC117418172 gene encoding SUN domain-containing protein 1 isoform X5, producing MDFSRLHTYTPPQCVPENTGYTYSLSSSYSSTALDFENKHKLHPVFESPKMSRRSLRLTTGHYSDDSYLDTSNSSMSHSGKYKESRSLKQQISASKQCALPSQHPPRKALSHSLLTQSSFHSCAGDMSLMTTMLEDSSIQERTLMGSFWGLDEEGDLKGADATVIMANGDITTAETQTSVINGYTCNESTMLSDRKDALTVYSPSHTASSTTVYSKDKGKKSTHSSFCGSMNVKDVMTGDGHLGLNGSLWKAVSGAVWWLGTGWYQLVTLMSLLNVFVLTRYLPKLYKLLVLLIPFLLLLGLWYFGPASWLSLLPVLSRSEMQASLEDATSSTPVEEPVATGNVQPSTESLHHASQSGAHFFDSGRMVDLERQLALLSDRCDRSSQQYDERHGRVVELFHQLQEQVAQMSNKEGMSVWINNLFNQHVSSLEEELRREGTDQSQNEFLMLHQGHESRITELEKLLQIIAAKTEEQKQEYTKATTVGGQSEEQSSLLSEVKRLELELSHIKADLLRVQSSPPVCARMDCIRETVDTQVKESVKLLIFGNKDEEMSESLLQWLSTQFVRQSDLQGLLMEMEMKILKNITMYKSQTKQMPTAQVVTHAVNNAGAAGMSEEQVRVIVKNALRLYSQDKTGLVDYALESGGGSILSTRCSETYETKTALMSLFGIPLWYFSQSPRVIIQPDVHPGNCWAFKGSQGYLVIRLSFLVYPTSFSLEHIPKSLSPTGSINSAPKDFTVYGLEEEYQEEGKLLGRYTYNEDGDSLQTFPIQEENDKAYQVIEMKVLSNWGHPEYTCLYRFRVHGEPRLE from the exons TTCAAGCTATTCCTCTACTGCTTTAGATTTTGAGAACAAGCACAAATTGCACCCAGTCTTTGAGTCTCCGAAAATGTCACGCCGTAGTTTGCGTCTCACGACTGGACATTACTCTGATGACAGCTACTTGGACACCAGTAACAGCAGCATGTCCCACAGTGGGAAATACAAAGAATCCAG AAGCCTAAAGCAGCAGATAAGTGCAAGCAAGCAGTGTGCATTGCCTTCTCAGCACCCTCCCAGGAAAGCCCTGTCTCATAGTTTATTAACGCAGAGCAGCTTTCACAGCTGTGCCGGTGACATGTCCCTGATGACCACCATGCTGGAAGACTCCTCCATACAGGAGAGGACGCTCATGGGTAGCTTTTGGG GTCTGGATGAGGAGGGTGATCTCAAAG GTGCAGACGCAACCGTGATAATGGCCAACGGCGACATCACTACGGCTGAGACGCAGACCAGTGTGATCAATGGTTATACCTGCAATGAGAGCACAATGCTGTCTGACAGGAAGGATGCCCTGACAGTGTATTCCCCCTCCCACACCGCTTCTTCAACAACTGTGTACAGCAAGGACAAGGGCAAGAAGTCAA CTCACTCAAGTTTTTGTGGAAGTATGAATGTCAAAGATGTGATGACGGGTGATGGACATCTCGGATTAAATGGGTCATTGT GGAAGGCAGTGTCTGGGGCCGTGTGGTGGCTGGGGACTGGATGGTACCAGCTTGTTACATTGATGTCCCTCCTCAATGTGTTTGTCCTGACAAG GTACCTTCCGAAACTATACAagctcttggtgctgttgattcCCTTCTTGCTGTTGCTTG GTTTGTGGTACTTTGGCCCAGCCAGCTGGTTGTCGTTGCTACCAGTGTTAAGCAGGTCTGAGATGCAGGCTTCACTGGAAGATGCAACGTCATCCACACCAGTGGAGGAGCCTGTAGCCACTGGCAATGTGCAACCAAGTACAGAGTCCCTTCACCATGCTTCACAG agtGGGGCACACTTCTTTGATTCTGGCCGCATGGTTGATTTGGAAAGACAGCTGGCTCTGCTGTCTGACAGGTGTGACCGAAGCAGCCAGCAGTATGACGAGAGGCACGGTCGAGTCGTGGAGCTGTTTCACCAACTCCAGGAACAGGTCGCTCAGATGAGCAATAAAGAGGGCATGTCTGTGTGGATCAATAATCTCTTCAACCAACATGTGAGCAGCCTGGAAGAAGAGCTGCGACGAGAAGGGACAGATCAGTCACAG AATGAGTTTTTGATGTTGCACCAGGGCCATGAATCACGCATCACTGAACTGGAAAAACTCCTTCAGATAATTGCTGCCAAAACAGAG GAGCAGAAACAAGAATACACCAAAGCCACCACTGTTGG TGGCCAGAGTGAAGAGCAAAGCTCCCTGCTGTCTGAGGTGAAGCGCTTGGAGCTGGAGCTGAGTCACATCAAGGCAGATCTGCTCCGAGTGCAGAGCTCTCCACCCGTCTGTGCGAGAATGGATTGCATTAGAGAGACG gtTGATACGCAGGTTAAGGAATCTGTTAAACTGCTGATTTTTGGAAATAAAGATGAAGAGATGTCAGAGTCCCTCCTACAGTGGCTGTCAACGCAGTTTGTGAGGCAAAGCGACCTCCAGGGATTGCTGATGGAGATGGAGATGAAGATATTGAAGAATATCACCATGTATAAGAGTCAGACGAAACAAATGCCAACAGCTCAAGTTGTTACACATGCTGTTAACAATGCAGGGGCTGCTGGAATGAGTGAGGAG cAAGTGCGTGTGAttgtgaagaatgcactgaggCTGTACTCTCAAGACAAGACTGGCTTGGTGGATTATGCCTTGGAATCtggag GTGGTAGCATCTTGAGCACTCGCTGCTCCGAAACCTACGAAACCAAGACTGCCCTGATGAGCCTTTTTGGAATCCCACTTTGGTATTTTTCCCAGTCTCCCAGAGTAATAATACAG CCTGATGTTCACCCTGGAAACTGTTGGGcttttaaaggatcccagggttacCTGGTAATCCGTCTCTCTTTCTTGGTCTACCCCACCTCATTCTCCTTGGAGCACATCCCCAAGTCACTGTCTCCCACCGGCAGCATCAACAGCGCACCCAAGGATTTCACTGTCTAT GGGTTAGAAGAGGAGTACCAGGAGGAAGGGAAGCTACTGGGACGGTACACATACAATGAAGACGGAGATTCACTTCAGACTTTTCCCATTCAG GAAGAAAATGACAAAGCTTATCAGGTAATAGAAATGAAAGTGCTTTCCAACTGGGGACACCCTGAGTACACCTGCCTCTATCGCTTCAGAGTGCACGGGGAGCCTCGTCTAGAATAA